Proteins found in one Limnohabitans sp. TEGF004 genomic segment:
- the rpsQ gene encoding 30S ribosomal protein S17, with protein sequence MTDAKKSLKRTLIGKVVSDKRAKTVTVLVERRVKHALYGKIVAKSSKYHAHDETGEYHLGDMIEITESKPISKTKNWVATRLVEKAAAV encoded by the coding sequence ATGACGGACGCTAAGAAATCCCTCAAACGCACCTTGATTGGCAAGGTGGTTAGCGACAAGCGCGCTAAAACAGTGACAGTGCTCGTGGAGCGTCGTGTGAAGCACGCACTCTACGGCAAAATTGTTGCTAAATCGAGCAAGTATCACGCGCATGACGAAACAGGTGAATACCACTTGGGCGACATGATCGAGATCACTGAAAGCAAGCCAATTTCGAAAACCAAAAACTGGGTGGCGACCCGTTTGGTTGAGAAAGCTGCTGCGGTTTAA
- a CDS encoding peroxiredoxin, with translation MIKVGDDLPHTTLMEYSEVEGEGCSIGPNAVDVAKATAGKTIALFALPGAFTPTCSAKHVPGYVEHYEQFKAAGVDEIWCLSVNDAFVMGAWARDQHTDGKVRMLGDGSADFAQATGLTLDLTARGMGLRSNRYSMLVKDGKVVSLNVEGPGKFEVSDAATLLAQAKA, from the coding sequence ATGATTAAAGTTGGAGACGACCTGCCACACACCACCCTGATGGAATATTCAGAGGTTGAAGGTGAAGGCTGCAGCATTGGCCCGAACGCCGTTGATGTGGCTAAGGCTACTGCAGGCAAGACCATTGCATTATTTGCTTTGCCTGGCGCATTTACACCCACTTGCTCTGCTAAGCATGTACCTGGCTATGTTGAGCACTATGAGCAGTTCAAAGCTGCTGGTGTCGACGAAATTTGGTGTCTCAGTGTGAACGATGCTTTTGTGATGGGCGCTTGGGCGCGTGACCAACACACCGACGGCAAAGTCCGCATGTTGGGTGACGGCAGCGCCGATTTCGCGCAAGCCACCGGTTTGACACTCGACCTAACGGCGCGAGGTATGGGCTTACGCAGCAATCGTTATTCCATGCTCGTGAAAGACGGCAAAGTGGTGAGCTTGAACGTTGAAGGCCCAGGTAAATTTGAAGTGAGTGATGCCGCTACCTTGTTGGCTCAAGCCAAGGCGTAA
- a CDS encoding cytochrome b/b6 domain-containing protein, producing MFFSWQCPLRLRIRFSRLAVYEHSASLSFASSIGLCMPNTASLYRVRVWDLPTRVFHILLAVCVLGLVVSGEVGGDAMQLHFKLGYAALTLVLFRFVWGFVGGHWSRFLNFVPSLPKLLAYVNALRLKQVPHSTGHNPLGALSVVAMLVALLIQVLSGFMSDDEISNSGPWAAVVSSDWVSLATEYHSDIGKVLVILLVILHVGTVLFYKKLKREDLITPMLTGDKVLATEIHPSRDTWTSRLFALSIFVGCLYVVYRLVSFG from the coding sequence TTGTTTTTTTCATGGCAGTGTCCTTTAAGGTTGAGAATACGCTTTTCGCGGCTTGCAGTTTACGAACATTCAGCCAGCTTGTCTTTTGCTTCTTCGATTGGTCTATGTATGCCCAACACCGCCTCCCTTTACCGCGTTCGCGTTTGGGATTTACCCACACGGGTTTTTCATATTTTGTTAGCCGTATGTGTCTTGGGCTTGGTGGTCAGCGGTGAGGTAGGCGGTGACGCGATGCAGCTGCACTTCAAACTAGGCTATGCCGCGCTGACGCTGGTCTTATTTCGCTTTGTATGGGGGTTTGTAGGCGGCCATTGGTCTAGGTTTTTAAATTTTGTGCCCAGCTTGCCAAAGCTCTTGGCTTATGTGAATGCTTTGCGCTTAAAACAAGTTCCACACAGTACTGGTCACAACCCACTTGGCGCGCTGTCGGTGGTAGCCATGCTGGTTGCTTTACTCATCCAAGTGCTGAGCGGCTTCATGAGTGACGATGAAATTTCTAACTCAGGGCCATGGGCTGCCGTTGTGTCGTCGGACTGGGTCTCTCTTGCGACCGAATACCACAGTGATATCGGCAAGGTTCTCGTCATCCTTTTGGTGATCTTGCACGTAGGGACCGTGCTTTTTTACAAAAAACTCAAAAGGGAAGACTTGATCACGCCGATGCTGACCGGCGACAAAGTGTTAGCGACTGAAATTCATCCTTCGCGCGACACATGGACCTCGCGCCTTTTTGCTCTCAGCATTTTTGTGGGATGCCTGTATGTGGTCTATCGGTTGGTGAGCTTTGGTTAA
- a CDS encoding cytochrome c has product MKKTILTLLAISAACISFSAAAQFAKPEDAVKYRKAALTVTAAHFSRLGAMAQGKVPFDAKSAAENAEIVASMSKLPWAAFGDGTDVGETKAKPEIWKQTAKFKEAAEKFQAESTKLAAAAKTGKEDAFKTAFSATAGTCKACHDDFRAK; this is encoded by the coding sequence ATGAAAAAAACAATTCTGACCTTATTGGCCATCAGCGCCGCATGCATCAGTTTCTCTGCCGCCGCACAGTTTGCAAAACCAGAAGATGCTGTGAAATACCGAAAGGCCGCACTGACGGTGACAGCCGCCCATTTCAGTCGCTTGGGTGCCATGGCGCAAGGTAAGGTACCGTTCGACGCAAAATCCGCAGCAGAAAACGCTGAGATCGTTGCCAGCATGTCGAAGTTGCCTTGGGCTGCTTTCGGTGATGGCACCGACGTGGGTGAAACCAAAGCAAAGCCTGAAATCTGGAAACAAACGGCCAAGTTCAAAGAAGCCGCAGAAAAGTTTCAAGCTGAATCTACGAAATTAGCCGCCGCTGCTAAAACTGGCAAAGAAGATGCATTTAAAACAGCCTTCTCTGCAACAGCCGGCACATGCAAAGCCTGTCACGATGACTTCAGAGCGAAATAA
- a CDS encoding MFS transporter, whose amino-acid sequence MNHDVLSRRAAVWVFVAFASAYFLSALLRAITATLSPTLTLEFGLQARDLGLLAGGYFFGFALTQLPMGHWLDQHGPKKVVLSFLGVAVLGCLAFSWATDFGGLLLARVLIGVGVSACLMAPLTGYRRWLVMEKQQRANSWMLMTGAFGMLASTLPVQWLLPVIGWRWMFVGLALLIVLSMGLMMWQVPKWRVAKQPDSLPTQAKPVGILASYAQVWAHPYFRSLTPMGFFNYGGLIAMQTLWAGPWMIKVAGYSSLEAATGLFWINVCMLVTFWLWGLVTPMLYARGLNANKLMTYGVPLNFCVQIYIVLAGSDAGALHWALFCISSSFVSLAQPAVGMAFPSALAGRALSAYNLVLFLGVFVVQWGMGLMIDGFKAAGWQELQSFQLAMAVFFVCCLASYGYFLKHKSDS is encoded by the coding sequence ATGAACCACGATGTGTTGTCGCGCCGAGCGGCGGTGTGGGTGTTTGTTGCTTTTGCATCGGCCTACTTTCTGTCTGCTTTGCTGCGGGCGATCACGGCGACGCTGTCTCCGACCTTGACCCTCGAGTTTGGTTTGCAAGCGCGTGACCTTGGGCTTTTAGCTGGAGGTTATTTTTTTGGTTTCGCACTCACGCAATTGCCGATGGGCCACTGGCTAGATCAACATGGCCCCAAAAAAGTCGTGCTGAGTTTTTTAGGTGTGGCTGTCTTGGGGTGTTTGGCGTTCTCGTGGGCAACTGACTTTGGCGGGCTATTGTTGGCGCGCGTGCTCATTGGTGTGGGCGTGAGTGCTTGTTTGATGGCGCCTCTCACGGGTTATCGCCGCTGGTTGGTGATGGAGAAACAGCAGCGGGCTAATTCATGGATGTTGATGACAGGTGCATTCGGCATGTTGGCGTCTACCTTGCCCGTTCAGTGGTTGCTGCCGGTCATCGGTTGGCGCTGGATGTTTGTTGGACTGGCCTTGTTGATCGTTCTTTCCATGGGGCTGATGATGTGGCAAGTGCCCAAATGGCGTGTGGCAAAGCAGCCCGATTCACTCCCGACACAAGCTAAACCTGTGGGTATTTTGGCCAGCTACGCGCAAGTGTGGGCACACCCCTACTTTCGAAGCCTCACACCAATGGGCTTCTTCAACTACGGTGGCTTGATTGCCATGCAAACTCTGTGGGCTGGACCTTGGATGATCAAAGTGGCGGGTTATTCGTCGCTTGAGGCGGCGACGGGCTTGTTCTGGATCAACGTGTGTATGTTGGTCACATTTTGGCTCTGGGGTTTGGTCACGCCCATGTTGTACGCACGCGGCTTGAATGCCAACAAATTGATGACCTACGGTGTGCCGCTGAATTTTTGCGTGCAGATCTACATCGTGTTGGCAGGTTCGGATGCTGGGGCCCTGCATTGGGCGCTGTTTTGCATCAGTAGCTCATTCGTGTCGTTGGCACAACCTGCGGTCGGTATGGCGTTCCCTTCCGCGTTGGCGGGGCGTGCGTTGTCAGCCTACAACTTGGTGCTGTTCTTAGGTGTATTTGTGGTGCAGTGGGGCATGGGGCTGATGATTGACGGTTTCAAGGCCGCTGGCTGGCAAGAGCTGCAATCGTTTCAGTTGGCCATGGCCGTCTTTTTTGTCTGCTGTCTTGCGTCTTATGGCTATTTTTTAAAACACAAATCTGACAGCTGA
- a CDS encoding PTS fructose transporter subunit IIA yields MNNRILIIAHAPLASALRDCAMHVYSECSADVIALDVLPHAQPEDTLAQALDAAGSALDSGLLVLTDIFGATPANVAQKLVLGSNAKLIAGVNLPMLFRSVCYRHESLDALVARALTGGTQGVMQVAITAPQNQNRRIHDQNYNDHQQ; encoded by the coding sequence ATGAATAACCGCATCCTCATCATTGCCCATGCGCCGCTGGCCAGCGCCTTGCGTGACTGTGCCATGCATGTGTATTCCGAGTGTTCAGCGGATGTCATCGCTCTCGATGTCTTGCCACATGCGCAACCAGAAGACACCTTGGCTCAGGCCTTAGACGCGGCAGGTTCTGCTTTGGACAGCGGCTTGTTGGTGTTGACCGATATCTTTGGTGCAACGCCTGCCAATGTGGCGCAAAAGCTAGTGCTGGGCAGCAATGCCAAACTCATTGCGGGTGTGAATTTACCCATGCTCTTTAGATCGGTGTGTTATCGCCATGAGTCGCTTGATGCGCTGGTGGCGCGCGCCCTGACAGGCGGCACGCAAGGTGTGATGCAAGTTGCCATCACCGCTCCTCAAAATCAAAACCGTCGAATCCATGATCAAAACTACAACGACCATCAGCAATAA
- a CDS encoding HPr family phosphocarrier protein, with translation MIKTTTTISNKLGLHARASAKLTKLAGSFPCEVWISKGDRRVNAKSIMGVMMLAAGIGSDVELETDGTQEQEAMDGLLALIADKFGEGE, from the coding sequence ATGATCAAAACTACAACGACCATCAGCAATAAATTAGGCCTGCACGCACGTGCGTCTGCCAAGCTCACCAAGCTCGCCGGCAGCTTCCCATGTGAGGTGTGGATCAGCAAAGGCGATCGCCGTGTGAATGCCAAAAGCATCATGGGTGTCATGATGTTGGCGGCAGGCATTGGCAGCGACGTTGAACTTGAAACCGATGGCACACAAGAGCAAGAAGCCATGGATGGCTTGTTGGCCTTGATTGCCGATAAATTTGGTGAAGGCGAGTAA
- the ptsP gene encoding phosphoenolpyruvate--protein phosphotransferase, whose product MTFSIHGLAVARGIAIGRAVLVASSRVDVAHYFIEQEQVSSELQRLTQAREAVSAELQSLHDNLPKDSPPELSAILEVHLMLLQDTMLADGVTGWIKERLYNAEWALTSQLDVVARQFDEMDDAYLRERKGDLEQVVERMLRHMKGVTHVMPHPSTKRSNQPRQQDLQLDDEMDVPLVLVAHDLSPADMLQFKQSVFTGFVTDVGGKTSHTAIVARSLDIPAVVGARTASQLVRQDDWIIIDGDAGVVIVNPSPIILAEYGFKQRQADLERERLLRLRHTPAVTLDGQRVDLLANIEMPEDSPAALDVGAVGVGLFRSEFLFMGRAGALPDEEEQYQAYKRAVDGMKGLPVTIRTVDIGADKPLDRTIKDETHLNPALGLRAIRWSLADPAMFLTQLRAILRAAAHGQVHLLIPMLAHAREIKQTLALLDKARKQLDARGEVFGPVKVGAMIEVPAAALSVKMFLRHFDYLSIGTNDLIQYTLAIDRADELVAHLYDPLHPAVLRLLADTIAESRSQGKGVSVCGEMAGDPAMTRLLLGLGLRSFSMHPTQILAVKQEVIRADASRLEAWAQEVLASDEPAELMGL is encoded by the coding sequence ATGACGTTTTCAATCCACGGTCTTGCAGTCGCACGCGGCATTGCCATTGGGCGTGCTGTGTTGGTGGCGTCTAGTCGTGTGGATGTCGCGCATTACTTCATTGAGCAAGAGCAAGTGAGCTCGGAGCTCCAGCGTTTGACGCAAGCACGCGAGGCGGTGTCTGCCGAGCTGCAAAGCTTGCATGACAACCTGCCAAAAGATTCGCCGCCAGAGTTGTCCGCCATCTTGGAAGTGCACTTGATGTTGTTGCAAGACACCATGCTGGCCGATGGTGTGACGGGGTGGATCAAAGAGCGTTTGTACAACGCCGAGTGGGCGTTGACCTCGCAGCTGGATGTGGTGGCGCGTCAATTTGACGAAATGGATGACGCCTATTTGCGCGAGCGCAAAGGTGATTTAGAGCAAGTGGTCGAGCGCATGCTGCGCCACATGAAAGGCGTGACACATGTCATGCCGCACCCATCCACCAAACGCAGCAATCAGCCCCGCCAACAAGACCTGCAACTCGATGATGAGATGGATGTGCCCCTTGTGTTGGTGGCGCACGATTTGTCGCCCGCTGACATGTTGCAGTTCAAGCAGAGCGTGTTCACGGGCTTTGTCACGGATGTGGGTGGCAAGACATCACACACGGCCATCGTGGCTCGCAGCTTGGATATTCCTGCGGTGGTTGGTGCGCGCACGGCCAGTCAGTTGGTGCGTCAAGATGACTGGATCATCATCGACGGTGATGCCGGCGTGGTCATCGTCAATCCTTCGCCCATCATCTTGGCCGAGTACGGATTCAAGCAGCGTCAAGCCGACCTAGAGCGTGAACGTCTTTTGCGTTTGCGTCACACGCCCGCTGTCACACTTGATGGCCAGCGCGTGGACTTGTTGGCCAACATTGAGATGCCAGAAGATTCGCCCGCCGCATTGGATGTGGGTGCTGTCGGCGTGGGCTTGTTCCGCAGCGAGTTTTTGTTCATGGGTCGCGCAGGTGCGCTGCCCGATGAAGAAGAGCAATACCAAGCATACAAACGTGCGGTGGATGGCATGAAGGGTTTGCCCGTCACCATTCGCACGGTGGACATTGGCGCGGACAAACCTTTGGATCGCACCATCAAAGATGAAACGCACCTCAACCCAGCTTTGGGATTGCGTGCGATTCGTTGGAGCTTGGCTGACCCTGCCATGTTCTTGACGCAACTGCGTGCCATCTTGCGTGCAGCGGCGCACGGCCAAGTGCACTTACTCATTCCCATGCTGGCGCATGCGCGAGAGATCAAACAAACATTGGCGCTGCTCGACAAAGCGCGCAAGCAACTCGACGCACGGGGTGAGGTGTTTGGCCCTGTGAAAGTGGGCGCCATGATTGAAGTGCCTGCGGCGGCGCTGAGCGTGAAGATGTTCTTGCGCCATTTCGACTACTTGTCGATTGGCACCAACGACTTGATTCAATACACCTTGGCCATTGATCGCGCAGACGAGTTAGTGGCGCATTTGTATGACCCGCTGCATCCTGCCGTGTTGCGCTTGTTGGCCGATACGATTGCCGAAAGCCGTTCACAAGGTAAAGGCGTGAGTGTGTGCGGCGAAATGGCAGGCGACCCTGCCATGACACGCCTGCTGTTGGGCTTGGGGTTGCGCAGTTTCTCCATGCACCCGACGCAAATCTTGGCCGTCAAACAAGAAGTGATTCGCGCGGATGCCTCACGCTTAGAGGCGTGGGCGCAAGAGGTGTTGGCCAGCGATGAACCGGCCGAGTTGATGGGGCTTTAA
- the lipA gene encoding lipoyl synthase, giving the protein MSTPDNNVVREAQTVENYNASAKQKAAAKLSRIPVKVEQSEVLKKPDWIRVKAGSPSTRFYEIKDVLRANKLVTVCEEASCPNIGECFGKGTATFMIMGDKCTRRCPFCDVGHGRPDPLDVNEPENLAKTIADLKLKYVVITSVDRDDLRDGGSQHFVDCIRRTRELSPQTQIEILVPDFRGRDDRALEILKAAPPDVMNHNMETVPRLYKEARPGSDYAFSLNLLKKFKDLFPNVPTKSGLMVGLGETDEEILQVMQDMRDHNIDMLTIGQYLAPSTSHIPVRRYVHPDTFKMFEQKAYEMGFSHAAIGAMVRSSYHADQQAHAASEAAKA; this is encoded by the coding sequence ATGTCCACCCCTGACAACAATGTCGTGCGCGAAGCGCAAACCGTCGAAAACTACAACGCATCAGCCAAGCAAAAAGCGGCCGCCAAACTCTCACGTATTCCCGTGAAAGTGGAACAAAGCGAAGTACTGAAAAAGCCCGATTGGATTCGCGTCAAAGCAGGCTCGCCCTCCACACGTTTTTATGAAATCAAAGACGTGCTGCGCGCCAACAAATTGGTGACCGTGTGCGAAGAAGCCAGCTGCCCCAACATCGGCGAATGCTTTGGCAAAGGCACAGCAACGTTCATGATCATGGGCGACAAGTGCACTCGTCGCTGCCCCTTCTGCGATGTGGGCCACGGCCGCCCTGACCCGCTCGACGTGAACGAGCCAGAGAACTTGGCCAAAACCATCGCCGACCTCAAACTGAAATACGTCGTCATCACCAGCGTGGACCGCGATGACTTGCGCGACGGCGGCAGCCAACACTTTGTGGACTGCATTCGCCGCACACGCGAGCTGTCACCGCAAACACAAATTGAAATCTTGGTGCCCGACTTCCGTGGCCGTGACGACCGCGCTTTGGAAATCCTCAAAGCCGCACCGCCAGACGTGATGAACCACAACATGGAAACCGTGCCACGCCTCTACAAAGAAGCGCGCCCCGGCAGCGACTACGCCTTCAGCTTGAACTTGCTCAAAAAATTCAAAGACTTGTTCCCCAACGTGCCCACCAAGAGTGGCTTGATGGTTGGCTTGGGCGAAACAGACGAAGAGATTTTGCAGGTGATGCAAGACATGCGCGACCACAACATCGACATGCTCACCATCGGCCAATACTTAGCGCCCAGCACCAGCCACATCCCCGTGCGCCGCTATGTGCACCCAGACACGTTCAAGATGTTTGAGCAGAAGGCTTACGAGATGGGCTTCAGCCATGCAGCCATCGGCGCGATGGTGCGTAGTAGCTATCACGCAGACCAGCAGGCCCACGCAGCCTCTGAAGCTGCTAAGGCTTAA
- the lipB gene encoding lipoyl(octanoyl) transferase LipB: protein MQDFTAARTPETPDELWVCEHPPVFTQGLAGHEDHLLAPGDIPVVPTNRGGQVTFHGPGQVVAYPLIDLKRTGYYVKEYVYRIEEAVIRTLAHFGVTGHRVSGAPGIYVRLDDPHSHTMLAQRTQKDASKDPDFAGLGKIAALGIKVSRHCTYHGVALNVAMDLSPYQRINPCGYQGLQTVDLSTIGVSVSWQEVADVLSQKLVTYLAP, encoded by the coding sequence ATGCAGGACTTTACGGCAGCACGCACACCCGAGACACCCGACGAACTGTGGGTTTGCGAGCACCCACCCGTGTTCACGCAAGGCCTGGCCGGACATGAAGACCATTTGCTCGCACCGGGCGACATCCCTGTGGTGCCCACCAACCGCGGTGGTCAAGTGACATTTCACGGCCCGGGCCAAGTGGTGGCTTACCCGTTGATTGACCTCAAGCGCACGGGCTACTACGTCAAAGAATATGTGTACCGCATCGAAGAGGCTGTCATTCGCACATTGGCCCACTTCGGCGTGACGGGCCACCGCGTGTCTGGCGCTCCTGGCATTTATGTGCGCTTAGACGATCCACACAGCCACACCATGTTGGCACAGCGCACACAGAAAGACGCAAGCAAAGACCCAGACTTTGCAGGTCTTGGAAAAATTGCAGCACTGGGCATCAAGGTGAGCCGACATTGCACGTACCACGGCGTGGCATTGAATGTGGCCATGGATCTAAGTCCCTACCAACGCATCAACCCCTGCGGCTATCAAGGCTTGCAGACCGTCGACCTTTCTACAATCGGCGTATCGGTCAGCTGGCAAGAAGTCGCTGATGTTTTGAGCCAAAAGCTCGTTACCTATTTAGCGCCCTGA
- a CDS encoding DUF493 family protein, which translates to MTSPSTPQENPRTDSLIEYPSLFPIKVMGTKVDGFVHAVTYIAEQFDPTFDASTVELRESKGGNYLGVTITVTATSREQLDELYRTLTSHPLVKVVL; encoded by the coding sequence ATGACAAGTCCCAGCACACCCCAAGAAAACCCTCGCACAGACTCGCTGATTGAGTATCCAAGCCTATTTCCCATCAAAGTGATGGGCACCAAAGTCGACGGCTTCGTTCATGCTGTGACTTACATTGCAGAGCAATTTGACCCCACGTTTGACGCTAGCACCGTTGAGTTGCGTGAAAGCAAAGGGGGTAATTATTTAGGCGTCACCATCACCGTAACGGCGACCAGCCGTGAGCAACTCGATGAGTTGTACCGCACCCTCACCTCTCACCCGTTGGTGAAAGTGGTGCTGTGA
- a CDS encoding ATP synthase subunit I: MTAEQAAELRKQQPLLSVWRVVGVQAVLGLLVAVLVWFVSGRMAAVYSAVYGALAVIVPASLFARGLTSRIASVNVSAAVFGFFLWEMVKIGLTVAMLFAAPRLVNDLSWPAMLAGLIVTMKVYWVALGFRKVFYPVDPT, translated from the coding sequence TTGACAGCTGAACAAGCTGCCGAGTTGCGCAAACAACAGCCCCTTCTGTCGGTATGGCGGGTGGTTGGAGTCCAGGCTGTGCTGGGGCTTCTGGTGGCGGTGCTTGTATGGTTTGTGTCGGGGCGGATGGCTGCGGTTTATTCGGCGGTTTATGGTGCCTTGGCGGTGATTGTCCCCGCGTCGTTATTTGCACGAGGCTTGACCAGTCGGATCGCTTCTGTGAATGTGAGTGCTGCGGTGTTTGGCTTCTTCCTATGGGAGATGGTCAAAATAGGCCTGACGGTGGCAATGCTTTTTGCGGCGCCGCGTTTGGTGAATGATTTGAGCTGGCCTGCCATGTTGGCAGGTCTGATCGTGACAATGAAGGTGTATTGGGTAGCGCTTGGCTTTCGCAAAGTGTTTTATCCAGTCGATCCAACTTAA
- the atpB gene encoding F0F1 ATP synthase subunit A codes for MSVEHGPTAGEYIVHHLTHLQNKPMAGVIDFSVYNIDSIFWSVLLGVVASFFLWRAARGATAHAPGRFQAAVEILVEMVDSQAKGIIHSAESRKLVAPLALTVFVWIFLMNAMDLFPVDLFPKIWEIIYGANGGDAHHAYMRVVPSADLSTTLGLSTSVLLVCVFYNIKIKGIGGWVHELFCAPFGAHPLLWPVNFIMQMIEFAAKTVSHGMRLFGNMYAGELVFMLIALMGGAAAATLPGILLPIGHIIAGSIWAIFHIMIITLQAFIFMMLTLVYVGQAHDAH; via the coding sequence ATGTCTGTTGAACATGGTCCGACCGCTGGTGAATACATCGTTCACCACCTGACGCATCTGCAAAACAAGCCGATGGCTGGTGTCATTGACTTCTCCGTTTACAACATTGACTCAATTTTTTGGTCTGTGTTGTTGGGTGTGGTTGCTAGCTTCTTCTTGTGGCGTGCCGCCCGTGGTGCTACTGCTCACGCACCTGGCCGCTTTCAGGCGGCTGTTGAAATCTTGGTTGAGATGGTGGATAGCCAAGCCAAGGGCATCATCCACAGTGCCGAGAGTCGCAAGTTGGTGGCTCCTTTGGCTTTAACGGTGTTTGTCTGGATCTTCTTGATGAACGCCATGGACTTGTTTCCTGTTGATTTGTTCCCCAAGATTTGGGAAATCATCTACGGCGCGAACGGTGGCGATGCGCACCATGCCTACATGCGTGTCGTGCCTTCGGCTGATTTGTCCACCACTTTAGGCTTGTCGACTTCTGTTTTGTTGGTCTGTGTGTTCTACAACATCAAGATCAAAGGTATCGGCGGCTGGGTGCATGAGTTGTTCTGCGCTCCCTTCGGTGCTCATCCTCTTTTGTGGCCCGTCAACTTCATCATGCAAATGATCGAGTTCGCGGCCAAGACCGTGTCGCATGGCATGCGACTGTTCGGTAACATGTACGCAGGCGAATTGGTGTTCATGTTGATCGCCTTGATGGGTGGCGCCGCTGCTGCCACATTACCAGGCATCTTGCTGCCCATCGGTCACATCATTGCTGGTTCAATCTGGGCCATCTTTCACATCATGATCATCACATTGCAAGCCTTCATCTTCATGATGTTGACGCTGGTGTATGTGGGTCAAGCGCATGATGCCCACTAA
- the atpE gene encoding F0F1 ATP synthase subunit C — protein sequence MEHVLGYVALAAGLIIGLGAIGACIGIGIMGSKYLEAAARQPELMNELQTKMFLLAGLIDAAFLIGVGIAMMFAFANPFVLK from the coding sequence ATGGAACACGTCCTCGGTTATGTAGCACTCGCAGCTGGCCTCATCATTGGTTTGGGCGCTATCGGTGCTTGTATCGGTATCGGCATCATGGGTAGCAAATACCTCGAAGCAGCTGCTCGTCAGCCTGAATTGATGAACGAATTGCAGACCAAAATGTTCTTGTTGGCTGGTCTGATCGACGCTGCTTTCTTGATCGGCGTTGGTATCGCCATGATGTTCGCTTTCGCGAACCCCTTCGTCCTGAAGTAA
- a CDS encoding F0F1 ATP synthase subunit B: MSINATLFVQMIVFAVLVWFTMKFVWPPIAIALDERSEKIAHGLAAAEHAKIELSNAHKEVELKLAETRNESTALLADAERRAQHLIDEAKAHASDEAKKIVAAAHAEAAQEVVKAREHLREQVAALAVKGAEQILRKEVNASVHADLLGRLKTEL, translated from the coding sequence GTGAGTATCAACGCAACCCTGTTCGTCCAGATGATCGTATTTGCGGTCTTGGTGTGGTTCACGATGAAATTCGTGTGGCCACCCATCGCAATCGCCCTCGACGAACGTTCAGAAAAAATTGCCCATGGTTTGGCTGCTGCCGAACATGCCAAGATTGAACTGTCCAACGCGCACAAAGAAGTGGAATTGAAGCTGGCTGAAACCCGCAACGAATCTACCGCTTTGTTGGCTGATGCAGAGCGTCGTGCCCAACACTTGATCGATGAAGCCAAGGCTCACGCCTCGGATGAAGCGAAAAAGATTGTGGCTGCTGCTCACGCTGAAGCAGCGCAAGAAGTCGTGAAAGCCCGTGAGCACCTGCGCGAGCAAGTGGCTGCATTGGCTGTCAAAGGCGCCGAGCAGATTCTCCGCAAGGAAGTCAATGCCAGCGTTCACGCCGACTTGTTGGGTCGTCTAAAGACTGAGCTGTAA
- a CDS encoding F0F1 ATP synthase subunit delta, translating to MAELATIARPYAEALFKASAADLSGTTAWLDELAAIAGNAQLLQFAEGPKVTSNQVFDLIVGVAKSKLPTAAQNFLRAVIDNGRLSALPEVATQFRAHVNAQSGTADAVVYSAFDIDAAALADVKTALEKRFGRKLNVSVALQPELIGGIRVVVGDEVLDTSVKARLDQMKVALTA from the coding sequence ATGGCCGAACTCGCCACCATTGCCCGCCCTTACGCAGAAGCTTTGTTCAAGGCTTCGGCCGCAGACCTGAGCGGTACCACTGCATGGCTCGATGAGCTTGCAGCGATCGCTGGGAACGCCCAATTGCTGCAATTTGCAGAAGGCCCCAAAGTCACTTCAAACCAAGTGTTTGACTTGATCGTTGGTGTTGCCAAATCCAAATTGCCAACTGCTGCGCAAAACTTTTTGCGCGCCGTGATTGACAACGGTCGCTTGAGCGCATTGCCTGAAGTGGCAACGCAATTCCGTGCCCATGTCAACGCGCAAAGCGGTACGGCAGACGCTGTTGTGTACAGCGCTTTCGACATCGACGCAGCAGCTTTGGCTGACGTGAAGACTGCTCTCGAAAAGCGTTTTGGCCGCAAACTCAACGTCTCTGTGGCCTTGCAGCCTGAGCTGATTGGCGGTATTCGCGTGGTGGTGGGCGACGAAGTGTTGGACACTTCTGTCAAAGCCCGTTTAGATCAAATGAAAGTTGCGCTGACGGCTTAA